A segment of the Cololabis saira isolate AMF1-May2022 chromosome 3, fColSai1.1, whole genome shotgun sequence genome:
GGTAACGACAACGCTTCCTATTTTTAACTTGTAAATAAAACCAAAGATCAGTGGTAGATTTTAATCTTTGCTTATGGTACTGTtggtttttctctttcttcctcggCTTCAAACAAacttggagggggggggggggtaaaaacTGGAGGGGACATGTCCCCAGTGGTGGTtgtgtttcaacattaatctcgacatttcgacttttttctggaagtgcacaataaaaaaaatcttcccctctcaaatacactgcaaaaactcaaaatcttaacaagaatatttgtcttatttctagttaaaatgtctcatttctagtcaaaagaaatctcattacacttaaaacaagacacatcactggaaaaaacaacaattttcacctgtttcaagtttttgcttgtaataagaagataaatcttgtcccactggtagatttttctacttatttcaagtgaaaatttacttgaaacaggtgaaaattgtcaaataagttatttatctggtgatgactcttgttttaagtgtaatgagattttttgactaaaaatgagacattttaactagaaataacacaaatattcctggtaagattttgagtttttgcagtgaatttttttctcctgcacggagaaagttgactgtacttgcaaaatgtattatttacatacaaaaaatgaagtagtttatacaaagactagtccttctagatctacataataatctcatgcaaaaagttgacttttttttttaaagtagatcaagcacaatatttgtatcagtgaagTTCACTCCCCATGGtaacaatatttaaaaaaaaaaaaaagcactgtgAGAACAACAGTCTCAAAACAAGCCTTGTTTTCATCAGTGTTTCCACGGTCACTCGTGGTACACCGCATAGACAGTTGCAACACAAAACAGAGAGCTGTTGTTGAAGCTGAACGATGCAAAGGTGTAGTTAGCGTCCCACAGAAAGCTGCTGATGTTGTGCAGGCCCTGGTCACTCAGCTGGTCCAGGTGCATCACAACCAGAATCTGATATCTGGGGACCTCAAGCTCCTTCACAAGGCTTTTTATTATCTTGCAAAAATAAGGGAAGAATTATATCACTAAAGCAGAAAATCCaacgtatttacaaaaatgacaGTGCTTTTGTTATTTCCCCCAGTGAGGGTTATTATCAGTTCTGGAGATGGCTGAACTTCATGTTTCTCCTCTTGGAGGTGACTGGTAAGAACATCCCTCAGTATCTCTGTGGCAGCACTGACAGGGAAGCGTTTAAGAGGTCCTGTGGTcccaaaaaaactaaatcaagaAGAATAGTTCAAGAATGAGTAAGACTGGTCATCCAGTGTGGCAGGGTAGGTagtagaaataaagacaaataaatCAATCCAGCACCGGGTAAACAaatagtccatgttccagaccagatatcagtaccactcaaggtgaccaaacttacttatgatttttgaaaagatccatgtctgtagatgatattctggtatgataatcttcctgagtggcagctggatcagagttatcagctcatgaagttaccagctccttcaggttcattgatgattctaaattgggtatattatacatttcctgaatccttatggtcctctgagtattccagtttttgtattttgtgtctctgttgttcctctgtgacacagggataaaaggtagtatatcatttaggcgaaaattgtgtaaaaatgtgtgttgtttctagtttaaagagctgcagtgacctctatgttggtcagaaagattcaatTCTTAGCTTGAGTGAATGCTTaaaatgtcccctttaaaatgataccaaagacaatatagtgacacattgacagatttcctgtacatgagtctaaaccaggatatgcagcagcatctgaaatgtaattttctgaaggaggtgggtaactctgatccagctgccactcaggaaggttatcagaccaaaatatcatctacagacatggatcttttcaaaaatcataagtaagtttggtcaccttgatgGTGCTGACCAGTGAagttttgggctctggcccccggACTAAAACAGAAAGGTTTGGATCCAGATCTGTGGTGCTGAGTTGAGCATCAAACTCAACATGATCTCACCC
Coding sequences within it:
- the LOC133424247 gene encoding dynein light chain Tctex-type 5-B-like; translation: MFFRSVSTVCCRDEPEHHDDSKKVENTYQLGPLKRFPVSAATEILRDVLTSHLQEEKHEVQPSPELIITLTGGNNKSTIIKSLVKELEVPRYQILVVMHLDQLSDQGLHNISSFLWDANYTFASFSFNNSSLFCVATVYAVYHE